Proteins from a single region of Oncorhynchus keta strain PuntledgeMale-10-30-2019 chromosome 20, Oket_V2, whole genome shotgun sequence:
- the irx1b gene encoding iroquois-class homeodomain protein IRX-1b, which yields MSFSQLGYPQFLSGSQEVYGGDRAGSGRDGGAESGVNQAATAAAVSSMLGMYGNPWAAQNYSAFLPYSGADLALISQMNSQYDLKDSPGVHPGGLAVHTGAGFYPYGQYGYGDPNRAKAATRETTSTLKAWLQEHQKNPYPTKGEKIMLAIITKMTLTQVSTWFANARRRLKKENKVTWGRSAEDRDGRIFSSDNEDEPEKQESEDEEDEEIDLESIDIDKVEENRGDQREGEGEGKLASDSSSLESQRKLSVEALRGMEGPISLIKAPVGACKNAVDLSPNGPGCQRPPQNKPKIWSLAETATSPDSSHKPSPAASAPHAATSPSHHPALLPGHGIYTCQIGKQLHNWANAAFLSANSLLGVRSLLSTANPAGHHMPLHGALKRQDARATQASGASEDESGDESSESFSPKRDDDVTIRRSGSPKSPFQLITDRSHHGTAQRALSTISTI from the exons ATGTCTTTCTCGCAGCTGGGGTACCCCCAGTTTCTAAGTGGCTCCCAGGAGGTTTATGGGGGCGACCGGGCCGGCTCTGGCCGGGATGGAGGCGCCGAGAGCGGCGTGAATCAGGCAGCTACTGCCGCTGCTGTTAGCTCGATGCTGGGGATGTATGGTAACCCGTGGGCGGCTCAGAACTACAGCGCGTTTCTCCCCTACAGCGGTGCAGACCTCGCCCTCATATCGCAAATG AACTCCCAGTATGATCTGAAGGACAGCCCCGGAGTTCACCCGGGAGGTCTGGCTGTCCACACCGGCGCGGGGTTCTACCCGTATGGCCAGTATGGCTACGGCGACCCGAACCGAGCCAAGGCCGCCACCAGGGAGACCACCAGCACTCTGAAGGCCTGGCTGCAGGAGCACCAGAAGAACCCGTATCCCACCAAGGGAGAGAAGATCATGCTGGCCATCATCACCAAGATGACACTTACACAG GTGTCCACGTGGTTCGCCAACGCGCGCAGGCGTCTGAAGAAGGAGAACAAGGTGACGTGGGGCCGCAGCGCGGAGGACCGGGATGGACGGATCTTCAGTAGTGACAATGAGGACGAGCCTGAGAAACAGGAGAGCGAGGATGAAGAGGACGAGGAGATCGATTTAGAGAGTATCGACATTGATAAAGTCGAGGAGAACCGTGGAGatcagagggaaggggagggagaggggaagctgGCATCGGATTCGAGTAGCTTGGAGAGCCAGAGGAAGCTGTCTGTTGAAGCCCTCAGAGGCATGGAGGGTCCTATTTCTCTCATCAAGGCGCCGGTTGGTGCTTGTAAAAACGCAGTGGATCTTTCCCCCAATGGACCGGGGTGCCAGAGGCCCCCACAGAACAAACCCAAAATCTGGTCTCTGGCGGAGACAGCCACAAGCCCCGACAGTTCCCATAAACCTTCCCCGGCTGCCTCAGCTCCTCACGCGGCCACGTCTCCCTCCCACCACCCGGCCCTACTCCCGGGTCATGGAATATACACTTGCCAGATAGGGAAGCAGCTCCACAACTGGGCCAACGCAGCGTTCCTCAGTGCCAACTCTCTTCTGGGCGTCAGGTCGCTTCTCAGCACGGCAAACCCAGCTGGACACCACATGCCTCTCCATGGCGCACTGAAGCGTCAGGACGCAAGGGCGACGCAGGCTTCAGGGGCATCCGAGGACGAGAGTGGAGATGAGTCTTCGGAGAGCTTCAGTCCAAAGCGAGATG ATGACGTGACTATTCGCAGGTCTGGCTCGCCGAAGTCTCCCTTCCAGCTGATCACCGACAG ATCTCACCACGGAACCGCGCAACGCGCGCTCTCGACCATTTCCACAATATGA